The Balneolaceae bacterium genome window below encodes:
- a CDS encoding RagB/SusD family nutrient uptake outer membrane protein — MKKQSLIIFFIGLLIVTISGCEDILNEPVLDESLTGAGRAETVSGAIAPAYGQLAWTWRHTNYFGLQTVAADEGILPYRGGTDWFDGGKFIAVHQHLMTPTNELITDPWNEVTKNISRTVSAIEVLRPLSEDGDAEATGALHEMIALRAYLNMLMLDSWGLVFDKETADETSTILRGQEAVDYLRSELESVVDVINTDKGPGRMTQGAVWGLLARLHLNSAVYRDPYGTPNFTTEDMNKVIEYTDNIINSGNYSLSPEYFDLFNDSNNSNPELIFAIDQRGVLNNEHNRWAYWSLGGDLFPRLEHPSADGTDATAATPDYVQTWADAYGSFDEAAEQDARFFSDELLVPEELQDLSEVDPANDEDHYFCITAEEFEIDKGFLRGYIWGPRKGGDGQFLRCDDGRYRIYPVINERTRGGDLQYVDHTFNVDFSVEGRLHNTGFRYSKYQCSRTSDDCNNFSSVDIVLLRLGEIYLMRAEAKFRNGDTAGALEDLNALRAARNARPDQIPPELTSIDEDILFREIGFELYWEGLRRTNQIRFGKYEDSWTEKTDSDPNKRLFPIPQSAIDGATSAGGDFLTQNPGY; from the coding sequence ATGAAAAAACAATCATTAATCATATTTTTTATAGGTTTATTGATCGTAACTATTTCAGGATGTGAAGACATTCTGAATGAACCAGTTCTTGACGAATCACTGACAGGAGCCGGACGTGCTGAAACCGTAAGCGGGGCTATTGCTCCTGCCTACGGACAGCTTGCCTGGACATGGAGGCATACCAATTACTTTGGTCTGCAGACGGTTGCTGCAGATGAAGGTATTCTTCCGTATCGGGGAGGTACAGACTGGTTTGACGGTGGTAAGTTTATTGCCGTACACCAGCATTTGATGACGCCAACGAATGAGTTGATAACAGATCCCTGGAATGAAGTTACCAAGAATATTTCAAGAACGGTGTCTGCTATTGAGGTATTAAGACCTCTTTCAGAAGATGGAGATGCGGAAGCCACAGGTGCTCTGCATGAAATGATTGCCTTGCGGGCTTATTTGAATATGTTGATGCTGGATAGTTGGGGACTTGTTTTTGACAAAGAGACAGCGGATGAGACATCCACTATATTAAGGGGACAAGAGGCTGTTGACTATCTGCGCAGTGAGCTTGAATCCGTAGTAGATGTGATCAACACAGACAAAGGTCCGGGCAGAATGACACAAGGAGCTGTTTGGGGGTTGTTGGCACGGCTGCACCTGAATTCAGCAGTTTACAGAGATCCTTATGGTACTCCCAACTTTACCACGGAAGATATGAATAAAGTGATCGAGTACACGGACAATATTATAAATTCAGGCAATTACTCTCTTTCTCCGGAATATTTTGATCTATTTAACGATTCAAATAACAGCAACCCGGAGCTTATATTTGCGATTGATCAGCGAGGTGTACTTAATAATGAGCATAACCGCTGGGCGTATTGGTCGCTTGGAGGTGACTTATTCCCAAGGCTTGAACATCCAAGCGCAGACGGGACGGACGCTACGGCGGCTACTCCTGATTATGTTCAAACCTGGGCAGATGCGTATGGCAGCTTTGATGAGGCTGCTGAACAAGATGCACGTTTCTTTAGTGACGAATTATTGGTCCCTGAGGAATTACAGGATCTAAGCGAGGTAGATCCTGCGAATGACGAAGATCACTATTTTTGTATCACAGCTGAAGAGTTCGAAATAGACAAAGGGTTTCTTCGGGGGTACATTTGGGGGCCCAGGAAAGGAGGGGATGGACAATTCCTTAGATGCGATGACGGAAGATATAGAATTTATCCGGTCATAAATGAAAGAACAAGAGGGGGAGACCTTCAGTATGTGGATCACACATTCAACGTAGACTTTTCAGTCGAAGGAAGATTACATAACACAGGCTTTCGCTACTCCAAATACCAATGCAGCCGTACATCTGATGATTGTAACAATTTCAGCAGTGTGGATATTGTTCTGCTTCGCTTGGGCGAAATTTATCTGATGAGGGCTGAGGCGAAATTCAGAAATGGTGATACTGCCGGTGCACTGGAAGATTTGAATGCGCTAAGAGCAGCAAGAAATGCTCGTCCGGATCAGATTCCTCCGGAATTGACATCTATCGACGAAGATATCCTGTTTCGTGAAATAGGGTTTGAACTCTACTGGGAGGGTCTCAGACGGACCAATCAGATTCGTTTTGGTAAATATGAGGATTCCTGGACCGAAAAGACGGACAGCGATCCAAATAAAAGACTGTTCCCAATTCCACAAAGTGCTATTGATGGGGCAACCAGTGCCGGTGGTGATTTCCTCACACAAAATCCTGGTTATTAA
- a CDS encoding IS1380 family transposase, with protein sequence MFAWKVFARSGLAGLIDRHLGPRGQTAGFSYSDIVANLMSVLFTGGDCAEDLAEHLREPLHRTRGLSPCSPDTLLRGVKQLACESRQLTHPTSGVNHTFNINEPLNELLVKALRTTGQLSNRGCYTLDYDNQIIETEKWDAVRTYKKCTGYQPGVASIDGMPVTIEGRSGNSQASFAQHETLDRLFERLNAHDVSIDRFRADSASYQQDVVDLVQPHTNQFYIRAKRSAEMLRQISAIDQDDWTSVKLNWQPMDVAELADWRPFDGQTSYRLIVSRIKRDDQQGDLFSESAYTYRAILTNDRESSPEEIVAFYNKRGASERVFDIMGNDLSC encoded by the coding sequence ATTTTTGCCTGGAAAGTTTTCGCACGTAGCGGGCTGGCGGGACTGATTGACCGGCACCTCGGCCCGAGAGGTCAAACGGCCGGGTTTTCCTACAGCGATATTGTTGCCAATCTCATGAGCGTATTGTTTACCGGCGGGGATTGCGCCGAGGATCTGGCCGAGCACCTGCGCGAGCCTCTGCATCGCACGCGGGGCCTCTCGCCGTGCAGCCCCGACACGCTGCTTCGCGGGGTCAAGCAGCTGGCCTGCGAGTCCCGCCAGCTTACTCATCCAACCAGCGGTGTGAACCACACGTTCAACATCAATGAGCCGCTAAACGAATTGTTGGTGAAAGCCTTGCGGACCACCGGACAACTCAGCAACCGGGGTTGCTATACTCTGGACTATGACAACCAGATTATTGAAACCGAGAAATGGGATGCGGTGCGAACCTACAAAAAGTGCACCGGCTACCAGCCGGGGGTTGCCAGCATTGACGGCATGCCGGTAACCATCGAAGGACGAAGCGGCAACAGCCAGGCGAGCTTTGCCCAGCACGAAACCCTCGACCGACTGTTCGAACGGCTGAATGCTCATGATGTGAGCATTGACCGCTTTCGGGCCGATTCAGCTTCCTATCAACAGGACGTCGTTGATCTGGTGCAACCCCATACCAACCAGTTCTACATCCGGGCCAAACGCTCGGCAGAGATGCTCCGACAGATTTCGGCGATCGACCAGGACGACTGGACCTCGGTAAAACTGAACTGGCAGCCGATGGATGTGGCCGAGCTGGCTGACTGGCGGCCCTTTGACGGGCAAACCTCCTATCGGCTGATCGTCAGCCGCATCAAACGAGACGACCAGCAGGGCGATCTGTTCAGCGAGTCTGCTTACACCTACCGGGCCATTCTAACCAACGATCGTGAGAGCTCCCCGGAGGAAATTGTTGCCTTCTACAACAAACGCGGAGCCAGTGAGCGGGTCTTTGATATCATGGGAAACGATTTATCTTGTTGA
- a CDS encoding TonB-dependent receptor: protein MIQTEGLLPKLKRLKLVWLVGIFSIYAGMAQAQTVSGVVTDEDTGDELPGVNIVVQGTTIGTSTDLNGEFEFDVPSLDETLVISFVGYQTKEIPINGRENLEITLVSQTVMADELVVVGYGVQRRSDVTGSISSASVEEFNKGVTANPGQLLQGVVSGVNVTASSGEPGASQDIIIRGVGSLRSGTQPLFVVDGFMLDNSGTGVANNPLNFLNPDDIESIEVLKDASATALYGARASNGVVVITTKTGQQGETQMTLSTSASMSTLANKIDVFSADEFRNRVPDAGGTLEDFGANTDWQDELTRTAVSSDVNFSLGGAVSENLDYFASLGVQEQEGILRGSHLDRYSGRLNLNQSALNGRLDVDYRINAVHTENLRPNNNEIIRDMLQLNPTIPPTTDGSPTPLSQFENRLNPLQRYDIYLDEAVNNRIIANVAPSLEIVDGLLYKLNLGIDYSVTDRDVQTSPFPQLEGFEEGTLSVFNNKNTNSLVENTLTYIMDTDVHSVNLLAGHSFQRFRIEQRRSDMEGFTNNGIEPRYQDQISTSTNPTNISTFAVENKLLSFFGRVNYSYDSKYLLTATIRADGSSKFGENNIYGIFPSFALGWNISQEDFFNVDFIDNLKIRGSWGQTGNQEIPSKITKESFNDSRSGNNTYPLDPNASGLGDYPYGIIFARVSNPDIQWEVSTQTDIGLDFEMFNSRLVGTFDYFNKVSDDILLEIVPADPIQPTTTFWTNIPDMEIHNSGFELSLEYRNVVSNNFQYSIGGNITTINNEVQDSPFSVVTTGAAQGAGQTGATINGYINGEPIGAFYMLEHDGIGEDGLNQFVDRNNDGEVLDDDRFVPGSALPDLLYGFQLNLDYKSFGLGLKFNGASGHKIYNHTAMTLFQKGSLVESFNTTEFATEFPDEAPTNSNTVSTRYLEDADFLRLNNATLSYNIMPEQIGLDGMIRNIQLTLTGQNLFTITDYSGYDPEVNTGTSTGGISTFGIDRFTYPTARTFTLGVNLSF, encoded by the coding sequence ATGATACAAACAGAAGGATTACTTCCTAAACTCAAAAGGTTAAAGCTCGTTTGGCTTGTAGGGATTTTCAGCATATATGCTGGAATGGCACAAGCTCAAACGGTGAGCGGCGTAGTTACTGACGAAGATACCGGAGACGAACTTCCAGGGGTAAACATAGTTGTCCAGGGAACAACTATTGGAACATCTACAGATTTAAATGGAGAATTCGAATTTGATGTTCCTTCACTGGATGAAACTTTAGTGATCTCCTTTGTTGGATATCAAACGAAAGAAATACCTATTAATGGCCGGGAAAATCTTGAGATAACCCTTGTATCTCAAACAGTCATGGCAGACGAACTGGTTGTAGTTGGTTATGGTGTTCAGAGAAGGTCAGATGTAACAGGTTCTATATCCTCTGCAAGTGTGGAAGAATTTAACAAGGGGGTCACTGCAAACCCCGGCCAATTGCTTCAGGGTGTGGTATCCGGTGTAAATGTTACTGCTTCAAGTGGTGAACCGGGTGCTTCACAAGACATTATTATTCGTGGTGTGGGTAGTTTGCGTTCTGGTACTCAGCCGCTTTTTGTAGTGGATGGATTTATGCTGGACAATTCGGGAACTGGAGTTGCCAACAATCCACTCAATTTCCTCAACCCTGACGATATAGAAAGTATAGAAGTGCTGAAAGATGCATCGGCTACAGCACTTTATGGTGCAAGAGCTTCTAATGGCGTGGTGGTAATCACAACCAAAACAGGACAACAAGGCGAGACCCAAATGACGCTTTCAACGTCTGCTTCCATGTCGACCCTGGCTAATAAAATTGATGTATTCAGTGCAGATGAGTTTCGTAACAGGGTACCTGATGCGGGTGGAACACTGGAAGATTTCGGAGCAAACACGGACTGGCAGGATGAGTTGACTCGGACAGCTGTATCCAGTGATGTTAACTTTTCTCTGGGAGGAGCTGTTTCTGAAAATTTGGACTACTTCGCCTCGCTTGGAGTGCAAGAACAAGAGGGAATCTTGAGAGGGAGTCATCTCGATCGCTATTCAGGCAGGTTAAATTTAAATCAGTCTGCCCTGAATGGAAGGTTAGATGTAGACTACCGTATCAATGCTGTTCATACTGAAAATCTAAGACCGAACAACAATGAAATAATTAGAGATATGTTGCAGCTCAATCCAACAATACCTCCTACAACAGATGGTTCTCCAACACCATTAAGCCAATTTGAAAATAGGTTAAATCCCCTTCAGAGATACGATATCTATTTAGATGAAGCTGTAAACAACCGCATCATTGCCAATGTTGCACCTTCGTTAGAAATCGTTGATGGTCTTCTCTATAAACTAAATCTTGGGATCGATTACTCGGTAACAGACAGAGATGTACAAACATCTCCCTTCCCACAACTTGAGGGTTTTGAAGAGGGTACGTTATCTGTTTTTAACAATAAAAACACCAACAGTCTTGTGGAAAATACCCTTACATACATTATGGACACAGACGTTCATTCTGTGAATCTGCTTGCAGGACATTCTTTCCAGCGGTTTCGCATTGAGCAAAGACGTTCCGATATGGAAGGGTTCACAAATAATGGTATCGAGCCCCGGTATCAGGACCAGATAAGTACATCAACGAATCCGACCAATATTAGCACCTTTGCGGTGGAAAATAAACTACTGTCGTTCTTTGGAAGGGTAAATTATAGCTACGACAGTAAATATTTGCTAACTGCGACCATACGGGCCGATGGTTCGTCCAAATTTGGGGAGAACAACATATATGGCATTTTCCCTTCTTTTGCTTTGGGATGGAACATATCTCAGGAAGACTTCTTCAATGTTGATTTTATTGATAACCTGAAAATCAGAGGTAGTTGGGGGCAGACAGGCAATCAGGAAATCCCAAGTAAAATCACAAAGGAAAGTTTCAACGATAGCAGAAGTGGCAATAATACCTATCCTTTAGACCCCAATGCAAGCGGCTTGGGTGATTATCCATATGGTATTATCTTTGCGCGAGTTTCGAATCCGGATATCCAGTGGGAGGTATCTACACAAACCGATATAGGCCTCGACTTTGAGATGTTCAATTCCCGTTTGGTAGGTACATTTGACTACTTCAATAAGGTTTCGGATGACATACTGTTAGAAATCGTGCCAGCTGATCCTATCCAGCCAACTACAACGTTTTGGACCAATATTCCCGATATGGAAATTCACAACTCAGGTTTTGAATTGTCGCTTGAGTATAGAAATGTTGTATCGAATAATTTCCAGTACAGCATCGGGGGTAACATTACTACGATTAATAATGAGGTTCAGGATTCTCCTTTTTCCGTTGTAACCACGGGGGCTGCCCAGGGAGCGGGGCAAACCGGGGCCACGATTAATGGTTACATTAATGGAGAGCCTATCGGAGCTTTTTATATGCTGGAACATGATGGCATTGGCGAAGATGGACTGAACCAGTTTGTAGACAGAAACAATGACGGAGAGGTCCTGGATGACGATCGTTTTGTTCCGGGCAGCGCGCTTCCGGACTTGCTCTACGGATTTCAACTGAACCTGGACTATAAAAGTTTTGGCTTGGGTTTGAAATTTAATGGTGCTTCGGGGCACAAAATCTACAACCACACCGCAATGACGCTTTTCCAAAAGGGAAGTTTGGTCGAAAGTTTCAATACCACAGAGTTTGCCACTGAATTTCCGGATGAAGCTCCCACCAACTCAAATACGGTGTCTACGAGATATCTTGAAGATGCTGATTTTCTAAGACTGAATAATGCAACGTTATCCTATAACATTATGCCGGAACAGATAGGTCTTGATGGTATGATTCGGAACATACAACTTACCTTAACGGGGCAGAACCTGTTTACGATTACAGATTACTCAGGCTATGACCCTGAAGTAAATACGGGTACAAGCACGGGCGGTATATCGACCTTTGGTATCGACCGATTCACGTATCCTACTGCAAGAACATTCACATTGGGTGTGAATCTTTCATTCTAA
- a CDS encoding TIM barrel protein: protein MKIANAPCSWGVLEFGLEGKTADYQTVLREMSDTGYMGTELGDWGFMPTDPAILKDILSKYNLDLIGAFVPVNFINAVAHESGAKTAIKIASLLSAINPEEAKIVLSDENGKNSTRRKMAGRIEPRHSLNISNWSTFAEGVNFVAKRVFEETGVESVFHHHCAGYVETPNEIDKLLDRTNSDLVGLCFDTGHYAFGGGDPIQGLKKYSERIKHVHFKDWSQSIAAESAKNEWDYFESVKNGIFCELGKGSIDFEKILEELKSQEYDGWIVVEQDILPGMGSPKESAQRNREFLRSIGI from the coding sequence ATGAAAATTGCCAATGCCCCCTGCTCCTGGGGAGTTCTTGAATTTGGATTAGAAGGTAAAACAGCGGATTATCAAACTGTTCTAAGAGAGATGTCTGACACCGGTTATATGGGTACTGAATTAGGTGACTGGGGTTTTATGCCTACTGATCCAGCCATTTTGAAAGATATCCTGTCTAAATATAATCTTGATCTCATCGGAGCCTTTGTGCCTGTGAATTTTATTAATGCCGTTGCTCATGAAAGTGGAGCCAAAACGGCGATTAAAATAGCTTCACTGTTGAGTGCTATAAATCCTGAAGAGGCAAAAATCGTACTATCTGATGAGAATGGGAAGAATTCTACTCGAAGAAAAATGGCTGGCAGAATTGAACCCAGGCATAGTTTAAATATTTCCAATTGGAGCACTTTTGCAGAAGGTGTTAATTTCGTGGCAAAAAGAGTTTTTGAAGAAACGGGGGTAGAATCCGTTTTTCATCATCATTGTGCAGGATATGTCGAAACACCAAATGAGATAGATAAATTGCTGGATAGGACAAATTCAGATTTGGTAGGTTTATGTTTTGATACAGGACATTATGCTTTTGGTGGAGGTGATCCTATACAAGGACTAAAAAAATATTCAGAAAGAATAAAGCATGTCCATTTTAAAGATTGGAGCCAATCAATTGCCGCTGAATCAGCTAAGAATGAATGGGACTATTTTGAATCTGTTAAAAACGGAATATTCTGCGAACTTGGAAAAGGATCTATTGATTTTGAAAAGATTTTAGAAGAGTTAAAATCTCAGGAATATGATGGTTGGATTGTAGTAGAGCAAGATATTTTACCGGGAATGGGCAGCCCGAAAGAGAGTGCCCAACGAAATCGTGAGTTTTTAAGATCGATTGGTATTTAG